The Aestuariibius sp. HNIBRBA575 nucleotide sequence GTCCCAGTGGGTGTCAAACAAACCCAGTTTGTCCGTTAGGTTAATCTTTTGCATATGTGTGCCCTTAGCGTTGGCAGATAGAAGACTGAGAGGTGTTTGGCGCTGATCCCTTCTGAGCGGTCGCGCCAAAAGGCACGCTCAGAAGCGGCTAAGGAGAAGAAGCAGACCAAAGGCACGTGCAGAATTGCACGGCAATGATGGGATATGGGTCTGACTAATCATGCCGCCACTATAAACACAGATTGCCAATTGGAAAGAGCCAATTTGCAGTGTTTGAATGTGACATGCAACCAAACATCTCCAGGGGCAATCCGCGCCAAAAATCACCAAGTTGACGTAAGATACGATTGCCGTTCATCATTGGGGGCAATCTGTGGCGGATTGAGGCGGCATTGTGTCGGGAAAATCGAAAACGTCCACAATTGTGACGCGATTGAAAATTGATTTTCATTTACTTAATTGATTTGGCTGCATTTTTTTGGGTTTTGCGATCTTAGCAGAAAATCCCGGATTGTGTTCAGTAACATCACAAATCCATCTGATCGCCCGAAACTGTCCATGATTGAATGCGAGATTACGTTCAAGGCAGGTGAAATCGCATGCGTTCGCCAATGCGAGATTGCCAGTGCGAAATTGAAGGGACAAGTTAATGCCATCAGGTTATTTGGTAAATTTAGGTAACGGAACGCTGGACGCAGGCGATCAGATCGTTGGAACGCAAATCACGTTCACAACCGATCAAGTGTTGGGCACGGGGTCTTGGACCTGGAGCGGCGTCTGGGACGGCGACGGCAATACATATAACAACATCACAGATACGGGGTCGTATTATCTGGCCACGGATGGCAGTGTCTATTTTGTCCCTGATACTTGGAACATCACAGCAAATAACGGGTCCAGCGCAACCGCGGCCCCTGCATATACCGCTGATCCGAATATTTATGGCACAACGGGCAATGATGCCGATATCGAAGGCACGGCTGGTGACGATACGATTTACGGCGGCGATACAACGTCTGAAACCGGGACCGGGGCAGACACGATCAATGCAGGATCTGGCGATGACACGATCACATCCGGTGATGGCAATGATGTGATCAATGCAGGTGGCGGCGATGACAGCATCCTTGGCGGCGCTGGCAATGATACCATTCACGGCGATGATGCGACGCCTCCGGCCACTGGGGATGAAACCCTGAACTGGTCCGACGAAGGCACCGAAGGCACAAATATCTTTGGCGGTTTCACCCAGAATACCGGCGATATGGATGTCACCGTTAGTTTTTCCAATGACGGGAATGGCAACCTCTATCAGGTCGACACCGCGACCGGCCAATACTCAACTGGCAATGAAACCTTTGCGACCAATTCATCGCTGCAACTGGGCGGGGATGGCGGGCCAACCTCAACCACAACACTGGATTTTGATGCGGTAGATGGCACAGGTCTGGCCAACGAAGTGGTCGATGTGGCGTTTCGCATCAACGATATCGATCACAGCACATGGCATGATGATGTGACGATCAACGCCTATGATGCCGATGGCAATGCCGTCACCGTCTTGATCACGGCGGCGGGCGATGACATCGTCAATGGCAATACCATCACCGCGGGCACCAGCAGTGATGACGCCGGAGACGCAGCTGGGTCGGCATTGGTTGAAATCGCAGGCCCCGTGCATTCGGTTGAAATCGTCTATTCCAATGGTGGCACAACCAACCAATATCTGTGGGTCACGGACGTTCATTTCACCACCTATGTGGATGCGGACAATGACGACACCATTGATGCAGGTGCGGGCAACGACACCGTATATGGCTATGACGGCGTCGACAGCATTCTGGGCGGATCGGGCGACGATCAGCTTTATGGGGGCAATGACGCGGACGAAATCGACGGCGGCACCGGGGCTGATACCGTTTATGGTGGCGCGGGTGCGGATGACGTCTCTGGCGGCGCGGATGATGACGAAGTGCATGGCGATGGCGGCAATGACACCGTGTCGGGGAATGCGGGCGCGGATGATCTGTTTGGCGGCGCGGGCAATGACACGCTTTATGGTGGAGATGGTGCCGACACATTGACCGGCGGCACCGGTGATGATGTGCAATTCGGGGGATCGGGTGACGATACCTTTGCGTTGGACAATGGCTTTGGCACGGATACGATCACCGGGGGTGAAACCGGCGAAACCAATGGCGACACGTTGGATGCCAGCACGATCACTTCTGACATTGTGCTGGATCTCAGTGCGGTTGATGCCAATGATCCCGAAAGCGGCACATTGGTCACCGGCGGCAATACGGCGACATTTACCGAGATCGAAAATGTCATTCTGGGCAGCGGTGATGACACAATCACCGGCTCAAATGGCGTGGATAACGTTGATCTGGGCACAGGTGCGGACACGATCACAGGCGGCGCCGGCAACGACATCATTGATGTGGGCAACGACACGGATGAGGACACGCTGATCCTAGAAGACGGCTTTGGTCAGGATGTGATCACCAATTTCGAAGCGCCAACCGACAACGGCAATGGCACATTCACCGGCAATGATTTGGTGGATGTGACCAACCTGACGGATGCGCTGGGCGATCCGGTTTATGTGTCCGACGTGACCGTGACCGAAGATGGGTCCGGCAATGCAGTGCTGAATTTCCCGAATGGTGAAACCCTGACACTGGTCGGGATTTCTGTTGCGGCCATCGACGATCCTTATGCGCTGAACGCCATGGGCATTCCGATTTCCGACGGCACCGTCAGCGGCACGGCCGGTGCGGACGTGATTGATGGGTCCTACACAGGTGATCCTGATTATGATCTGGTGGATGCAGGCGACGCCATCCTGTCGGGCCATGCGGCCAATGACGATCTGATCGAAGCAGGCGCAGGCGGCGATACCGTTCTGGCCGGGGCTGGCGACGATACGATCTATGGCGAAGCAGGCGCAGATATTATCACCGGTGGGGCGGGCGACGACACCATCTTTGGTGGGGCGGATCAGGACGATATTCTGGTCGAAGACGGCTTTGGCGACGACATCGTGGATGGGGGTGCCACCGGCACCGACCAAGACGCGATTGATGCCTCTGCCCTGACCAGCGGCGTGGATGTCACCTATTCCGGTGACGAAGCTGGTGTTCTGAACAACGGCGCAGATTCCATCACATTCGCCGATATCGAAGAACTGGTTCTGACCGATAGCAACGACACGGTGGATGCATCCGCCGATAGCGCCGGCGCGACCATCACTGCTGGTGCGGGTGATGACACCATTACGGTCGGGACCGGCGATGATGTGATTGCTGGCGGTGCGGATCAGGATCAGGTCGAACTGATCGACGGCTTTGGCGATGACACCATTGTTGGCGGTGAAACCGGCACGGATCATGACATCTTGGACGCATCCGATCTGACATCTGGCGTTGACGTTACATATTCCGCCGATGAGGCTGGCCAGTTGGTTGGCGGTGCTGACACGGCGGACTTCTCAGAAATCGAAGAACTGGTTCTGACCGATAGCGACGACACGGTTGATGCAGCCGCAGACAGCGCTGGTGTGACGATCACGGCTGGTGCTGGCGACGACATAATCATCGGCGGGTCCGGAGATGATGTGATCAATGGCGGCGCGGATCAGGATCAGGTCAATCTGGTCGATGGGTTCGGCAGTGACACGATTGATGGCGGCGGCACAGGTGTGGATCAGGATGTGTTGGATGCATCCGCCCTGTCAACCGGCGTGACCGCGACCTATTTCGGCGACGAAGCGGGTTTGATGGCCAACGGCGCAGATGACGCAATCTTTAGCGATATCGAAGAGTTGGTGCTGACCGGCAGCAACGATGTTTTGGACGCTTCCGCCGACAGTGTTGGCGTGAACGTCGATGCAGGTGACGGCGCGGATACCATGATTGGCGGGTCGGGTGACGACACGCTGGATGGTGGCGCCGGTGATGACACTATTGCTGGTGGGCTGGGCGCAGATACCATTATCGGTGGCGCTGGCGACGACACGATTACATTTGCCCATGGCGATGTGGTCACAGGTGGCGACGGGGACGATACCTTTGTGCTGGCCGATCTGGGCGATGGCTCAAACGGCACAATCACCGTCACAGGTGGCGAAGGCGATGAAACCGGCGGCGATACACTGCAGCTGGGTGGTTTGGCCGACATGTCGACCCTCGTGATCACGGATCCAAGCGATGCAACCGGTGGTCTGACCGGGTCGGTCACACTGAATGACGGCACGTTGCTGAACTTTAGCGAGATTGAAAACATCATCTGTTTCACGCCTAACACCCGGATCGCGACGCCCCGTGGCGCGCGGATGATCCAGGACCTAAAGGTTGGGGATCTGGTGCTGACCCGCGATCATGGCATGCAGCCTGTGCGCTGGATCGAAGCCCGCACCGTGCCCGCATTGGACCGGTTCGCCCCGATCCGCATCCGCGAAGGCGTGCTGACAGGTCAGCAATCCGATCTGCTGGTATCCCCGCAGCACCGGATGTTGTTCCAGGGCTATTCTGCGGAATTGCTGTTTGGCGAAAGCGAAGTTCTGGTGGCCGCGACCCATCTGGTGGATGGCGTTGACGTCACCCGCGAAGAAGGCGGCGAAGTCACTTACATCCATATGATGTTTGATGAACACGAAATCATCTTTGCCGAAGGCGCCCCATCCGAAAGCTTCCACCCCGGTGACATTGGCCTGACGGCCGTCAGCGACGAAGCCCGCGAGGAATTGTTTGCCCTGTTCCCAGAACTGCGCAGCGATCCAAACGGCTATGGCCGCACAGCGCGCCGGTGCCTCAAATCCCATGAGGCCCGTTTGATCCGAGGCTAGTGTTTACCGCGAGTGGTTAGGGTAACGATTACTGAGAAGCGGCTTCTGTTGATGCCGCTTCTTGGCTGTTGGACCCTTGGTCTGTGACGGCATCTGTTGCAGGGGCCACATCAGCGCGGGTGACCAATGCCCCATCATCCCAAGCCCCGGTTTCAACCTCGCCAGAGGCGTAGCGCATCGTGCCTTCGCCCTGACGACGACCATTGCGAAACGCGCCTTCGTAAATCGCGCCATTGGTATAGGTCGCAACCCCCATGCCGGTGATCTGACCGTTTTGCCACTGACCTTGGTAGGTAAACCCATCCGTCATGGTGATTTTACCATTGCCATGGCGCTGTCCGGCGGCAAATTGCCCCTCATACAGCGTGCCATCCGCATAGGTGGCCACGCCCACACCGGACCGCTGACCATTTTCCCAAGCGCCCTCGTAGGTATAGCCATCCGCATAGGTCATTTTGCCCATGCCGTGGTTTTGCGCGTTCTGGAATTCGCCCTCATAAACCAATCCATTGGCATAGGTTGCAACTCCGGTTCCATTGATTACGCCCGCGGACCAAGCTCCGTCATAAGTGGACCCATCCGGATAGGTGATTTTGCCCATCCCATCGGCCAAATCAGCGCGAAATTGCCCCACATAGACCGATCCATCTGGATAGGTCACTTCGCCTTGGCCTTCGATTTGGCCATTGGCCCATGATCCGACATAGGTATAGCCATCCGCCCCGGTAAAGCTGCCTTGGCCGTGGCGTTTATCATTGGCAAATCCGCCCTGATAGACGTCGCCATTGGCATAGGTCACTGTCCCGGTGCCTTCGCGCCGTCCTGCGGCCAGGTCACCTTCGTAAATGTCGCCATTGGGCTGGATCAACCGACCTTGACCCTGAATTTGGCCGTTTACCCAAGTGCCCACATAGGTCATGCCATCGGGCAGGGTCAGCGTGCCTTGGCCTTCGCGTTCGCCATTGGCCAACGTGCCCTCATATAGGGCGCCATCAGGGTAGGTCACCATGCCTTGGCCATCTTTGACGCCATTGACCCATGTACCTTCGTAGATATAGCCGTTCGGGCTCTGCATTTTGCCTTCGCCGTGATGCATGGCGTTGCGAAATTCGCCTTCATAGGTCACGCCATTGGCATAGCTGGCCACGCCTTGACCGTTGATTTTGCCATCCACCCAGTCGCCTTCATAGGTGCCGCCATCGGCAAAGGTGATATTGCCGAACCCTTCGGGTTTGCCGGATGAAAACGCGCCCTGATAGACCGATCCATTGGGAAACCGCGCAATGCCCTGACCGCGAATTTCGCCTTCGAACCATTCGCCGGTATATTCATAGCCATTGGGCAAACGATAGGTGCCTTGCCCATGCTGACGTCCGTTCAGGAACGTGCCTTCGTACACGCCGCCATCGTCATATTGCTTGGTCTGAACGGTTTGCGCCCCAACCGGCGCAGACAGCGCAAGCGTGGCGGCAAGGATCCAGATTGGCAGGCTTTGGCGTGACATATGAACAGCTCCCTCACGTTTCTTGGCCGTAAGGTAGTTCAGCAATGGGGGCGGGGCAACGGGTTTGCGCAGCTTTGCTGTGGGTTGGTTGCGCGTGATTTGGTCAATCGGCTTTTACTTGACGTCTGATGCGGCTACATCTGGCGCCAACAGACGACAGAAAGGGTGCCGGAACATGGCCCAGACCACAGACCAGTTTCGCCTGACTTTGGCCCAATTGAACCCCGCCGTGGGCGCACTTGCTGAGAACGCAGATCAGGCCCGTGCCGCATGGCGCGAAGGGCGCGATGCGCGGGCCAATCTGGTGGCCCTGCCGGAAATGTTTATTTCCGGGTATCAGACCCAAGACCTTGTTCTGAAACGGGCTTTTGTGGCGGATTGCATGGCGCATATCCATGCGCTGGCGGCGGATTGCGCCGATGGACCCGCGCTGGGCATTGGCGGACCCGTCTATGAAGATGACGTGCTGTACAACGCCTATTTCATCCTGAAAGGCGGCAAAATCCACGCCCGGATGCTGAAGCATTTTCTGCCAAACTACACCGTCTTTGACGAACAGCGCCTGTTCGAACCCGGCCCAATCCAAGGCCCCTATGAAATCGACGGGATGCGCATTGGATCGCCGATCTGCGAAGATGCATGGTACGAAGATGTTTGCGAAGCCATGGTCGAATCCGGGGCCGAGATTCTGATGGTGCCCAACGGGTCGCCCTATTTCCGCAATAAATTCCCAATCCGCATGACCAATATGGTGTCGCGTGTGGTCGAAAATGACGTGCCGCTGGTCTATTTGAACATGATTGGCGGTCAGGATGATCAGATCTTCGACGGCGGGTCCTTTGTTCTGAACCGGGGTGGGGACTTGGCGTTGCAGATGCCTGTGTTTGACCGCGTGATCGCCCATGTGGATTTTGTCCGCGAGGATACCGGCTGGGTTGCGCAGGACGGGGACAAGGCGACGTTCCCTGATGATCTGGAACAGGATTACCGGGCCATGGTTATCGCGCTGGGCGATTACATGCGCAAAACCGGGTTCAAAAAGGTGCTGTTGGGCCTGTCTGGCGGGATCGATTCCGCGATTGTGGCCACCATCGCCGTGGATGCGCTGGGCGCGGATAATGTGCGCTGTGTGATGCTGCCGTCCGAATATACATCCCAAGGGTCGCTGGATGATGCCAAAGACATCGCCACGCGGCTGGGCTGTCACTATGATTTTGTGCCCATCGCCGAAGGGCGCGCCGCGATCACCAACACATTGGCCCCGCTATTTGAAGGACATGAACCCGGTCTGGCCGAGGAAAACATCCAATCCCGCCTGCGCGGATTGCTGTTGATGGCCATGTCCAACAAATTTGGCGAAATGCTGCTGACCACGGGCAATAAATCTGAGGTGGCCGTGGGCTATGCCACGATTTATGGCGATATGGCGGGCGGATATAACCCGATCAAAGACGTCTATAAAACACGGGTGTTTGATCTGTGTCGCTGGCGCAATGACAATCACCGCGATTGGATGGCTGGCCCCAGCGGCGAAGTGATCCCGGTGGCGATCATCGACAAACCCCCCAGCGCCGAACTGCGCCCCGATCAAAAAGACGAAGACAGCCTGCCACCCTATGACATTCTGGACGGCATCCTGACCATGTTGGTGGATGGCGATGCCAGCGTGGCGGAATGCGTGGCGGCGGGCTATGATCGGGATGTGGTGAAACGGGTCGAACATCTGCTGTATATCAGTGAATACAAACGGTTTCAGTCCGCCCCCGGTGCCCGTCTGACGATGCATGCGTTCTGGCTGGACCGGCGCTATCCGATTGTGAACCGCTGGCGCGATCAAAGCTGAGGATTGCGCGAACCTGTGATATACTCGGATTGGGATCCCACAAAGGAGCGCGCAATGGCAGACAATAAAACCCAGATCACAGCCCAATCGGTTGAGGATTTTATCGCCAGCATTGACCATCCCACGCGCCGCGCGGATGCGATTGTGCTGGATCAGATGTTTCGACGGGTCACGGGATATACGCCGCGCATGTGGGGCCCGACCATTATCGGCTATGGCCAGTATCACTATACCTATAAAACCGGTCGCCAGGGGGATTCACTGGCCACCGGGTTTAGTCCACGCAAGGCCAGCCAGTCGATCTATATCATGCCCGGATACGCCAATTTCGCCGACATCATGGCCCGGCTTGGCAAACATAAAACCGGGCGGGCCTGTCTGTATGTGAACAAGCTGGCGGATATTGATATGGACGTGCTCGAAGAGCTGGTGCGTGCAGGTCTGAAAGACCTAAACAGCCATTGGCCGGTCGTGCCGACCTGAGCGTTAAAGCGGCGTCACCACACATTCCGCCAGATTATTCTGGGCATCCTCAGCACGACACAATTGCGTGCCTTCGGTCATGACCGCAGCACTGGCCGCGGCAGCGCCATGGGCCAAGGCCTGTTCAATCCCCAGCCCCCGCGCCATGGCGTAAGTGAACCCACCAACAAAGCTGTCGCCCGCGCCAACTTTGCTGCGCACCGGCACGTCAGCGGCGGCCACATGCAGACGGCGATCAGCATCGGCCCAGACCGACCCATCCGCACCACGCGCGACAATCACCATCCGTGCTGCGCCCCGTTTCACCAGCGTTTCAGCGAAATTGGCGCTGTCCTGTCGGGTCGGCAGGGGACGGCGCGCCAGTGTTTCGGCTTCGTGTTGATCCATACGCAACACCAAAGGCAGGCTGTCCTGACCCGCGGCCAGATGCGCCAAGAGCGGCCCGGATGTGTCCAGAATGATATCTGTCGCATCATCGGCGAAATCACGGCAAATGTCGGCATATAAATCAGGCGCTGCGCCGGCTGGTCCCGACCCGGACAACACCACCAGCCCAGTGTCAGGCGCGGCCGCGCGAATGGCACTGCGCGCATCTTTGATGTCAACCGCCCCCCAATCCGGGCCGGGCAGCATGAAACGGAACTGCGCGTTGATCGACAGGTCCGTCACCGCAAGGCTCTGACGGGTTTCGCTGGGGGCGTCATGGATGATCAGGTCCAGATTGGCCTGCTGCAACTGAGCGCGCAATCGCTGACCGGTATCGCCCCCCAATGCGACGAAACATTTCGATTGGCCACCCAGTTGATCAATCGCGCGACTGACATTGATGCCACCACCGCCGGGATCGGTTTCTGGTGGGGTACAGCGCAGTTTTACGCCCGGCGCGACTTGGGCAACCGAAGTGGCAATATCGAGGGCGGGGTTTAACGTAATGGTCAGAATTTCGCGCATCTTGGCCCTCTGGTTTGTCTGGGGCAGTTTCGCCCGAACGGGTGCCCATCACAAGCGGCCAATCCAGTAACGACATATGGACAAACCGGGCACATTATGAAAAGGCCTGCATAACAGGAGACCCACATGACAACCACACGTTTTGCCCCATCGCCCACCGGATATCTGCATATCGGCAATCTGCGCGCCGCTTTGTTCAATTATGCCATCGCGCGACAGGCAGGTGGAACATTTGTGCTGCGGATTGATGACACCGATCCGGAACGCTCCAAAGAAGAATATGTCGATGCCATCAAAGAAGACCTGACATGGCTTGGCATCAGCTGGGATCGGATCGAACGGCAGTCCGAACGGCTGGATCGGTACGACGCCGCCAAGCAGCGCCTGATCGATATGGGGCGACTGTATGAGTGTTTCGAAACCCCGACTGAGCTGGACCTGAAGCGTAAGAAACAGCTGAACATGGGCAAACCGCCGGTTTATGATCGCGGTGCTCTGGACCTGACGGATGCCCAAAAAGACGCCTATCGCGCCGAAGGGCGCAAAGGCCATTGGCGGTTCAAGCTGGATCAGGAGCGGATCGAATGGACCGACGGCATACTGGGCGACATTTCCATTGATGCCGCATCCGTGTCCGACCCGGTTCTGATCCGGGGGGACGGGCAGGTTCTGTACACAATCGCGTCTGTGGTGGATGACACCGAAATGGGCATCACCGATGTTGTGCGCGGATCGGATCACGTGACCAACACCGCCACGCAAATCCAGATCATTCAGGCGCTGGGTGGGGCTGTGCCACGGTTTGCACACCATTCCCTGCTGACCGGCCCGCAGGGCGAAGCATTGTCCAAACGGCTGGGCACATTGGCGTTGCGCGATCAGCGGGCCAATGGGCTGGCCCCGATGGCGATCCTCAGCCACATGGCGCGGCTGGGGTCATCCGATCCGGTGGAGCTGCGCGAAACCGTGGCGGAAATTGTCGACGGGTTTAACCTGTCCAAATTCGGCGCTGCGCCAACCAAATTTGATGTGGCTGATCTGGTGCCGCTGACCCAGCGCTGGCTGGCGGCACGGCCATTGGCCGAAGTGGCCGACCAAGTTTCCGCCGCAGGAGTGCCGGATGCGCAGGCTGACCTGTTTTGGTCTGTGGTGCGTGAAAACATCGAAACCTTGGATGATTTGCCGCAATGGTGGGCATTGTTCCGCGATGGCGCCACCGCCAAAGTGGCAGAAGAAGACGCTGAATTTGTCGCGCAAGCCTTTGATATGTTGGGGGAACCCCCTTATGCGGCGGATGCGTGGTCCAGCTGGACCAGCGCCGTCAAAGCCCAAACAGGCCGCAAAGGCAAAGGCCTGTTCATGCCCCTGCGCCGCGCGGTGACCGGTCTGGATCGCGGTCCGGATATGTCGGATGTGATGCAGTTGATGCAGGTAAAACCCAAGCTGTAAGCGCGCGTAAACCCGTACAGAGGGCCATCTGCTTGTCCTCTGTGCGTGTGCGCACACAAAAAACCCAAGACCTGATCGACCTGCCGCGTTATGCACAGGCATGACAGAACAAGCAAAATTCCTGAACGGGTCGCTGATGCGGCATATCGCGATCATGTCGCTGACCTCCAGCTTTGGGCTGATGGCGGTGTTCCTCGTCGATTTTGTCGACATGATCTTTATCTCAATGCTGGGCAAAGCAGAACTGGCCGCCGCCATCGGATATGCGGGTGCGATCCTGTTTTTTACCAGCTCGTTTGGCATCGGCATGGCGATTTCTGCCGGGGCGTTGGTGTCGCGGGCCTTGGGGGCGGGAGACACGGCATTGGCACAGGCCAAAGCCAGCCATACATTGATCTACGGCTTTGTTTTTGGCGTCATTTTTTCAGCCTTGGTTTGGTTTAATATCAGACCCCTAGCCCAATTGCTGGGCGCGCAGGGCGACACGCTGGATCTGGCGGTGCGGTATCTGCAAATCATCATCCCATCCCTGCCAATCCTATTGTTGGGAATGGTTGGCGGCGCAATTTTGCGCGCCCATGGGGATGCCCGCCGGTCGATGTTTGCCACGTTCTGGGGCGCGATTGTGAACGCTGTGTTGGACCCGATCCTGATCTTTGGCTTTGATCTGGAATTGACCGGTGCGGCCATGGCATCGGTGGCGGCGCGGATCGTGATCGCAACCGCGTCAATTCTGCCAATTTTCCGCTATTATGGCGGGCTTGGGCGGCCCAAAGCCAAAGAATTGGCCAGCGATTTATCCCCGGTCATGGCATTGGCGATCCCGGCGATTCTGACGCAATTGGCCACCCCAATCGGACAGGCCTATGTGACCCGCGCAATGGCGACCTATGGTGAACAAGCCGTCGCTGGGATGGCCATCATCGGTCGATTGATCCCGGTTGGCTTTGCGGTGATCTTTGCACTGTCGGGGGCGATTGGGCCGATCATCGGTCAGAACTTTGGCGCAGGGCAGATGGACCGCGTGCGCCAATCCTTCAAAGAGGGATTGCTGTTCACCGCAGGCATTGTCGTGGTTGTTTCCGCGATCTTCTTTGCCTTGCGCAGCCCGCTGGAATTGCTGTTTGCACTGGACGGCGAGGCGCGCCAATTGGTGTTCCTGTTTGCCGGCCCACTGTCGTTGTTGTTCTTTTTCAACGGGGCGATTTTTGTGGCCAATGCTGCGTTTAACAATCTGGGCCATCCGTTTTATTCCACTTGGATCAACTGGGGCCGCCACACTTTGGGCACGGTGCCGTTTGTGATGCTAGGGTCCGCATGGCTGGGTGCGCCGGGCGTGATCATCGGGCAATATCTGGGCGGTGTTGTGTTCGGGATTGTCGCCATTTGGCTGGCCTGGCGGGTGATTTCGTCAGGCGGCGCCGCGGATACGCGTGAACCATTCCACCGTCATCTCACTCTGTTTGGGAACCTCCAACGGCGTCGCTAATCCGTCCAACAGATCATCGACCGTTTTGGTTTCCTGCGCGGTCAATGTCTGCGCGCGCGGATAGATCGGGCATGCGCGATCGTTCAACACAGGAACATCCCAACCGGCCGTGGTGTCGGCAAAATGCTGCGCCCCGTCGGGACCCATCAAACGCAGATAGCCCTGAATGACAACATCCGGATAAGACAGCAAAATCCGGTGCGATTGATTGGTGCGAACAGTGGTGTCCGGGTCCACTTCGTAGATCATGGTCTGGGGCAGTGCGTGCGAAATATCGACCCGGCGGTAGGCGCGTTCACGTTCGTCCAATGCCGCCCAATCCTGATCCGGGACCTGCGCGACCATACCGTGAATGGTGCTGTCAGCATGGGGTTCCACGCTGAGATATCCAAGTGTGCGATGCGGCGAAAAACGCCAGACACGTCGCCACCCAGACAGGGTGGCTGGCTTAGGGGACGGATAGGTGTGTGTGTCCAGATTGACCAATGAGCCATAGCCAAAGAAATGGCGGCTCATGTCCAGCCACCCAGAGCGCGGATCGCCGTTGAAGATGCGTTCGACATAGGCAAATTCACAAAACACCAAGCCGGTGTGCCGACACGGGCCAACAGCTGCGATTGCCGCCCTTGCAGCCGGTAATGCCGGTAAATCTGCGCGGCCGGTGACATGCGCGCAGAAATACGTTGGCCGGGTCGGGCCAGAACGCCAACAGGCACATGGTCCATGATCGACCGCCAATCCTGCCACAGATGAAACTGCGCCAGATTATCCGCCCCCATGAGCCAGACAAACCGCACCCCAGGGTAAATCGCGTGAAGCTTTGACAGGGTTTGCGCCGTGTACCGGGTGCCCAGACGGGTTTCGATGTCGGTTATCTGCACCTTTGGATGGGCCATGATGGTTTGGGCGATTTGCAGGCGTCGTGCCATGGGGGCAGGGCCCGTTTGCTTTAATGGATTACCGGGGCTGACCAGCCACCAAACTTGATCCAAGCCAAAGCGTTTCAACGCATTTTGCGTAATATGCACATGCCCATCATGAGCAGGATCAAAAGATCCACCCAATAAACCAACCACTTGTCCCGATCGGGCCTGAGGATG carries:
- a CDS encoding nicotinate-nucleotide adenylyltransferase; this encodes MTSHPQARSGQVVGLLGGSFDPAHDGHVHITQNALKRFGLDQVWWLVSPGNPLKQTGPAPMARRLQIAQTIMAHPKVQITDIETRLGTRYTAQTLSKLHAIYPGVRFVWLMGADNLAQFHLWQDWRSIMDHVPVGVLARPGQRISARMSPAAQIYRHYRLQGRQSQLLARVGTPAWCFVNLPMSNASSTAIRALGGWT